In Anaerolineales bacterium, a genomic segment contains:
- a CDS encoding DUF2652 domain-containing protein — MSINVQHMALVIADISGYTRFTKYHSMALLHAEQIISDLIEAVIDSSDHPLKVNKLEGDAVFFYAESQGDNYALCAAVKTQAVKFFEAFQAKAEEVLRNPVCWCSACQNAGELHLKVVAHFGEVAMKKVKTFEELAGEPVIRLYRLLKNSLKSSEYFMMTNEFHRLAGDVGDMRRESRTENAEGIGAVSVQVFYPQGQILADVSAAPKAGWGKRLAQYWRVNWYAILRFFRLRPKQTFAHLPYKTAQTTQTVELPKV, encoded by the coding sequence ATGTCGATCAATGTGCAACATATGGCGCTTGTCATCGCCGATATTAGCGGCTATACGCGCTTTACAAAATATCACTCCATGGCGCTTCTCCATGCCGAACAGATCATCTCCGATCTCATTGAGGCGGTGATCGATTCCTCTGACCATCCGCTGAAGGTAAACAAACTGGAAGGGGATGCGGTGTTTTTCTACGCTGAGTCGCAGGGGGACAATTACGCCCTATGTGCCGCTGTCAAAACACAGGCGGTCAAATTTTTTGAGGCGTTCCAAGCGAAAGCAGAGGAGGTTTTGCGTAACCCTGTCTGCTGGTGCAGCGCTTGTCAAAATGCAGGGGAACTTCACCTGAAGGTGGTTGCCCATTTTGGCGAAGTTGCCATGAAAAAAGTGAAAACCTTTGAAGAATTGGCGGGCGAACCGGTGATCCGCCTCTACCGCTTGCTGAAAAACAGCCTGAAAAGCTCCGAATACTTCATGATGACCAATGAGTTTCACCGTTTGGCAGGGGATGTAGGCGATATGCGCCGCGAATCGCGGACGGAAAACGCCGAGGGAATCGGAGCGGTGAGCGTACAGGTTTTTTATCCACAAGGGCAGATTTTGGCTGATGTTTCCGCCGCCCCCAAAGCGGGATGGGGTAAACGCCTTGCCCAATATTGGCGGGTGAACTGGTATGCGATCTTGCGCTTTTTCCGTTTGCGCCCGAAGCAAACCTTTGCCCACTTGCCCTACAAGACGGCACAGACGACCCAAACGGTGGAACTTCCGAAGGTTTAG
- the ruvC gene encoding crossover junction endodeoxyribonuclease RuvC, whose product MIILGIDPGTATTGYGIIREDEHGDPVAVAYGVITTPPTEAMPKRLQHIYREVTRLIAEHNPDEFAIEEMFFGKNVTAAITVAQGRGVVLLAMANAGKIIRPYKPAEIKQTIAGSGNAAKPQMQEMVRTLLNLESIPKPDDAADALAIAITALQSARWERLTGEG is encoded by the coding sequence ATGATCATTTTAGGGATTGACCCCGGCACGGCGACGACAGGCTACGGAATCATCCGTGAGGACGAACACGGCGATCCCGTTGCCGTTGCTTATGGGGTTATCACCACCCCGCCAACGGAGGCGATGCCCAAACGCCTCCAACACATTTACCGTGAGGTGACGCGCCTGATTGCTGAACACAATCCCGATGAATTCGCCATTGAGGAGATGTTTTTCGGGAAAAACGTGACGGCGGCTATTACCGTAGCCCAGGGGCGGGGCGTAGTTTTGCTGGCAATGGCAAACGCCGGAAAGATCATCCGCCCCTATAAACCAGCGGAAATCAAACAGACGATTGCTGGCTCTGGCAACGCCGCAAAACCCCAAATGCAAGAGATGGTACGCACGCTCTTGAACTTAGAGAGCATCCCCAAGCCGGATGATGCCGCCGACGCGCTCGCCATTGCCATTACCGCCTTGCAAAGTGCGCGTTGGGAGCGCCTCACCGGGGAGGGATGA
- a CDS encoding YebC/PmpR family DNA-binding transcriptional regulator produces the protein MSGHSKWSTIKRKKGALDAKRGKLFTRLGREITIAAREGGGGNPDMNPRLRLAVQKAKASSMPKENIDRAIARGTGGGDDGVVMEELTYEGYAPHGVAVLIDVLTDNRNRTISQIRAAFTRSNGSLGSEGAVSWQFDRKGYVEVTAEGVDSDELFLVAADAGADDVVPGEETITVYTPRELLRPVETALAEHGYPVTDSGLSWVAKNEMDLDKDAGVQVMGLLEKLEELDDVQNVASNLSISEEMAKALEAES, from the coding sequence ATGTCTGGTCATAGCAAGTGGTCAACAATCAAACGCAAGAAGGGCGCTTTGGATGCCAAGCGCGGCAAACTATTTACCCGCTTGGGGCGTGAAATCACCATTGCTGCGCGGGAAGGCGGCGGCGGCAACCCCGACATGAACCCCCGTCTGCGCCTTGCTGTTCAAAAAGCAAAGGCGAGTTCGATGCCCAAAGAAAACATTGACCGTGCCATTGCACGCGGCACGGGCGGCGGGGATGATGGCGTCGTTATGGAAGAACTGACCTACGAAGGCTATGCGCCGCACGGGGTCGCCGTCCTGATCGATGTCCTGACGGACAACCGCAACCGGACGATCTCGCAAATTCGCGCTGCCTTCACCCGTTCTAACGGTAGCCTCGGCTCGGAAGGGGCGGTCTCGTGGCAGTTTGATCGCAAGGGCTATGTGGAGGTCACTGCTGAGGGGGTCGACTCTGACGAATTGTTCCTTGTGGCGGCGGATGCTGGCGCTGATGATGTTGTCCCGGGCGAGGAGACGATTACCGTCTATACCCCACGCGAATTGCTGCGTCCGGTAGAAACTGCTCTTGCCGAACATGGCTATCCCGTCACCGATTCCGGCTTGTCCTGGGTGGCGAAAAACGAGATGGATTTGGACAAAGACGCTGGTGTGCAAGTGATGGGCTTGCTGGAAAAACTGGAAGAATTGGACGATGTACAGAACGTTGCCAGTAACCTGAGTATCTCTGAAGAAATGGCAAAAGCTCTCGAAGCCGAGTCTTGA
- a CDS encoding aldo/keto reductase yields MRYRTFGRMGWQVSEMGYGMWGMGGWTESDDAESLASLRRSVELGCNFFDTAFAYGEGHSEGLLGQIVKAYPNQTLYTATKVPPKNRQWPARADYAVEEVFPYDHIVAYTETSLKNMGVEHMSLTQLHVWHDNWASDEGWQRAAQDLKAAGKIAAFGISVNRWEPENVLKALETGLVDAVQVIYNIFDQNPEDALFPACARHNVAVIARVPFDEGSLVGTLTKETTFPKEDWRSTYFVAENLIPTIERVEALRPLVPVGMTMAEMALRFILANPTVSTIIPGMRKLKNVEANCAVSDGTALPEALMAELRKHRWVRRPTHWSD; encoded by the coding sequence ATGCGTTACCGGACATTTGGACGAATGGGCTGGCAGGTCAGCGAGATGGGCTATGGAATGTGGGGAATGGGCGGTTGGACGGAATCGGACGACGCTGAATCGTTGGCATCGTTGCGCCGTTCGGTGGAGTTGGGTTGTAACTTTTTTGATACCGCCTTTGCCTATGGCGAAGGGCATAGCGAGGGTTTGCTAGGGCAGATTGTGAAGGCATACCCCAACCAGACGCTCTACACGGCGACAAAAGTCCCCCCGAAAAATAGGCAGTGGCCCGCCCGTGCGGACTATGCTGTTGAGGAAGTCTTTCCCTACGATCATATCGTTGCCTACACCGAAACATCCCTGAAAAACATGGGCGTTGAACACATGTCCCTAACGCAGCTTCACGTGTGGCATGACAACTGGGCGAGCGATGAGGGCTGGCAGCGTGCCGCCCAAGACTTAAAGGCAGCGGGGAAGATTGCCGCCTTTGGGATCAGCGTCAACCGTTGGGAGCCGGAGAACGTCTTGAAGGCATTGGAAACGGGCTTGGTCGATGCCGTACAGGTGATCTACAACATCTTTGACCAGAACCCCGAAGATGCGCTCTTTCCAGCGTGTGCGCGGCACAATGTGGCGGTTATTGCCCGCGTGCCGTTTGACGAGGGCAGTTTGGTAGGAACTCTGACGAAAGAGACAACCTTTCCAAAGGAAGACTGGCGCAGTACCTATTTCGTGGCAGAAAACCTGATTCCCACCATAGAACGTGTGGAGGCTCTGCGTCCGCTTGTGCCAGTGGGCATGACAATGGCGGAGATGGCGCTGCGGTTCATTTTGGCGAATCCGACGGTCAGCACGATTATTCCGGGGATGCGCAAGCTGAAAAATGTGGAGGCAAACTGCGCCGTGAGCGATGGAACGGCGCTGCCAGAAGCGCTGATGGCGGAACTGCGGAAACACCGATGGGTGCGGCGTCCTACCCATTGGTCGGATTAG
- a CDS encoding glycogen synthase produces the protein MNVLFAAAEAAPFAKAGGLADVVGSLPKYLRKQGVDARVMMPLHGSISRAKYGIDYAFSFRHPRRRGVADIHVHHTYYDSVPYYFVETFPFFGQGGSLYTDWAWDVQRFIHLGELVQSLAWQLRYGAGGTRPWFPDVIHIHDWHTALASFLLSTSRGDPAWREMGSVLTIHNMGYQGPYAGPFLADAGIPPAQHPDLLYQNKSDNLLAIGLAYSDVITAVSPRYALEIQYERFGEGLEGIVKVRNYTDDVIGILNGLDTERNNPATDPALPHHFSAASVAKERPLNKAALQAQLSLPIRPDVPLIGIVSRLTAQKGFDLALPALWTMLAEDDIQVVVLGSGESAQEYEFRLLDNRFPDKLRAIIGYDGILAQRIYGGTDLFLMPSRYEPCGTSQMLAMRYGSLPIVRETGGLADTVQNYDGGDGAQGTGFIFLWETPDAVLNTTRWAVTTYRNNPKAFARMQQRGMTMDFSWDKSAGEYIAVYERAMAKHR, from the coding sequence ATGAATGTCTTGTTTGCAGCGGCAGAAGCCGCCCCCTTTGCCAAAGCCGGCGGTCTTGCCGATGTAGTTGGAAGTCTGCCAAAATACCTCCGCAAGCAAGGCGTTGATGCGCGGGTGATGATGCCGCTGCACGGCTCAATTTCCCGCGCCAAATATGGGATCGACTACGCCTTTTCCTTCCGTCACCCTCGGCGGCGCGGCGTTGCCGATATTCACGTCCACCACACCTATTACGACAGTGTTCCCTACTATTTTGTCGAAACCTTTCCCTTTTTTGGGCAGGGTGGCTCGCTCTACACTGATTGGGCGTGGGATGTCCAGCGCTTTATTCACCTCGGTGAACTCGTTCAATCCCTCGCGTGGCAGCTTCGCTATGGTGCGGGCGGCACACGTCCATGGTTTCCCGATGTGATTCACATTCACGATTGGCACACAGCGTTGGCGTCATTCTTGCTCAGCACCAGCCGAGGCGACCCCGCCTGGCGGGAGATGGGCAGCGTCCTCACCATCCATAACATGGGCTACCAAGGTCCCTACGCGGGACCCTTCCTTGCCGATGCAGGTATTCCCCCCGCCCAACACCCCGACCTGCTCTACCAAAACAAGAGCGATAACTTGCTTGCCATTGGGCTTGCCTATAGCGATGTGATCACGGCGGTCAGCCCGCGCTATGCCCTTGAGATTCAATATGAGCGCTTCGGTGAGGGCTTGGAAGGCATTGTCAAAGTTCGCAACTACACCGACGATGTGATCGGCATTCTGAACGGCTTGGACACCGAACGCAACAACCCCGCTACCGATCCGGCGCTCCCCCATCACTTCAGCGCGGCAAGTGTTGCCAAAGAGCGCCCGCTGAACAAAGCAGCGCTCCAAGCCCAGTTGAGCTTACCCATCCGCCCCGATGTCCCCCTCATCGGGATTGTCTCCCGTCTGACGGCACAAAAGGGCTTTGATCTAGCCCTTCCTGCCCTGTGGACGATGCTGGCAGAAGATGATATTCAGGTCGTTGTCTTGGGCAGCGGCGAAAGTGCCCAAGAATATGAGTTCCGCCTGCTGGATAACCGCTTCCCCGACAAACTTCGCGCCATCATCGGCTATGACGGCATCCTCGCCCAGCGCATTTATGGCGGAACGGATTTGTTCCTCATGCCAAGCCGCTACGAACCGTGCGGGACGAGTCAGATGTTGGCGATGCGCTATGGCTCACTGCCCATCGTGCGGGAGACGGGCGGGCTGGCGGATACCGTCCAAAATTACGACGGTGGGGATGGAGCGCAAGGGACGGGCTTTATCTTTCTGTGGGAAACGCCTGATGCCGTACTGAACACCACGCGGTGGGCAGTGACCACCTACCGCAACAACCCGAAGGCATTTGCCCGAATGCAGCAGCGCGGCATGACGATGGATTTCAGTTGGGACAAAAGTGCCGGGGAATACATTGCCGTCTATGAACGGGCGATGGCGAAACACCGCTAA
- a CDS encoding methylglyoxal synthase → MPTKSIALIAHDGKKDEMEAFAKTHRDQLARYTLVATATTGARIEAITGLTIQKMLSGPRGGDAQIAAMVAEGKIEAVFFFIDPLAAQPHDPDIQGLLRICNVHDVPLATNPATAAFIIGTKAL, encoded by the coding sequence ATGCCCACCAAATCAATCGCCCTGATCGCCCACGACGGCAAAAAAGACGAGATGGAGGCGTTTGCTAAGACGCACCGCGACCAACTTGCCCGCTACACACTGGTTGCCACCGCCACAACCGGCGCACGGATCGAGGCGATAACGGGGCTGACCATCCAAAAGATGCTCTCGGGACCGCGAGGCGGCGATGCGCAAATCGCGGCGATGGTGGCAGAGGGCAAGATTGAAGCGGTCTTTTTTTTCATTGATCCGCTTGCCGCCCAACCGCACGACCCCGACATTCAAGGCTTGCTGCGCATTTGCAACGTCCATGACGTGCCATTGGCGACGAACCCGGCGACAGCAGCCTTTATCATTGGCACGAAGGCACTCTAA
- a CDS encoding SDR family oxidoreductase, with the protein MTANTEKLIHSMLDLSGKTALITGASRGIGAATAELLGAAGANLILCSRNIDVKSTTARYEDRYGRKPIVAQADVGDAAAFWHILESARDRFGGIDILVNNAAMNATGDLLETEEEAWLNVLKVNLIGISRLCNLIVPDMMAKKWGRIINISSNLGQFALKGKGVYSAAKAGLIQLTRNMALEWASYGILVNDIAAGAINTDMSAASEGSFVRDYSQIARSILVGRLGDPTEIAQVVLFLASPMSTYITGQSIVVDGGASIWFAH; encoded by the coding sequence ATGACAGCAAATACCGAAAAATTGATTCACTCCATGCTCGATCTGTCGGGCAAGACAGCGCTGATCACGGGCGCAAGCCGAGGGATCGGCGCGGCGACAGCGGAACTTTTGGGGGCGGCGGGCGCCAACCTGATCCTGTGCAGCCGGAACATCGACGTGAAAAGCACGACAGCGCGGTACGAGGATCGTTATGGGCGGAAGCCCATCGTGGCGCAGGCGGATGTGGGCGATGCGGCGGCGTTCTGGCACATTTTGGAGAGCGCCCGTGATCGCTTTGGGGGCATTGATATTCTCGTCAACAACGCGGCGATGAATGCCACCGGGGATTTGCTGGAAACGGAGGAAGAGGCATGGCTGAACGTCCTGAAGGTGAACCTGATCGGGATTAGCCGCCTGTGCAACCTGATTGTCCCCGATATGATGGCGAAAAAATGGGGACGGATCATCAACATTTCCTCGAATTTGGGGCAGTTTGCCCTGAAGGGGAAAGGGGTGTACTCAGCGGCGAAGGCGGGGCTAATCCAACTGACGCGGAACATGGCGCTGGAATGGGCGTCTTACGGCATTTTGGTGAACGACATTGCGGCGGGGGCGATCAACACAGACATGAGCGCCGCCTCAGAAGGATCGTTCGTCCGCGATTACAGTCAGATCGCCCGCTCTATCCTCGTGGGGCGGTTGGGCGATCCAACGGAGATTGCACAGGTGGTTCTGTTTTTGGCGTCGCCCATGTCCACCTATATCACCGGACAGTCGATTGTCGTTGATGGTGGGGCGAGCATCTGGTTTGCCCATTAA
- the ffh gene encoding signal recognition particle protein, which translates to MFESLSNKLQTIFDRLAQRGVLTEGDVDTALREVRLALLEADVSLAVAKDFIRRVKERAVGAEVLKALKPGQMVIKIVHEELLATLGEPGKLNLNGPSPRVIMLVGLQGSGKTTTAAKLAVRIRKDGRRPYLIAADTYRPAAVDQLKTLGKQLDVPVYEEGTRATPPEIAERGLKAAREAGAGVVIIDTAGRLQIDDRLMDELAQIKARTQPAEILLVADAMTGQEAVKIAEGFHGRIGVTGLILTKLDGDARGGAAISMRAATGVPIKFMGVGEKTDALEVFHPDRLADRILGMGDVMSLIEKAQEAFDEKEAERLGRKFLRAEFNLEDFLQQMRQVKKMGPISSLLGMIPGMGRLRDQINNEEADLTFRKIEALICSMTIEERRNPKLLDAKRKKRIARGAGYVNTAKKPERELEGIQEINALLKQFKEMQRMMKMIKGGNMDMRRLLGGGGRN; encoded by the coding sequence ATGTTTGAAAGCCTCAGCAACAAACTTCAGACCATTTTTGACCGTCTGGCACAGCGCGGCGTCCTCACTGAAGGGGATGTCGATACAGCGCTGCGCGAGGTGCGTTTGGCGCTGCTGGAAGCGGACGTTAGCCTTGCTGTGGCAAAGGATTTTATCCGCCGCGTGAAGGAACGCGCTGTTGGGGCAGAGGTGCTGAAAGCGCTGAAACCCGGACAGATGGTGATCAAGATCGTTCATGAAGAACTTCTAGCGACTCTTGGCGAACCGGGCAAACTGAACCTGAATGGACCGTCCCCCCGCGTGATCATGCTCGTGGGGCTTCAGGGATCGGGCAAGACGACCACCGCCGCGAAACTTGCTGTCCGTATTCGCAAAGACGGACGCCGCCCCTACTTGATTGCCGCTGATACCTATCGTCCTGCCGCTGTTGACCAATTGAAAACATTGGGCAAGCAGTTGGATGTCCCTGTCTATGAGGAAGGGACGCGGGCAACCCCGCCGGAGATTGCCGAACGAGGGCTGAAGGCGGCGCGGGAGGCAGGCGCGGGCGTCGTGATCATTGACACCGCCGGACGGTTGCAAATTGATGACCGTCTCATGGACGAACTGGCGCAGATCAAGGCGCGGACGCAGCCGGCTGAAATTCTGCTGGTGGCAGACGCCATGACCGGGCAAGAAGCGGTGAAAATTGCCGAGGGCTTTCATGGGCGCATCGGCGTGACAGGGCTGATCTTGACGAAACTGGATGGCGACGCACGCGGTGGGGCGGCAATCTCCATGCGGGCGGCGACGGGCGTCCCGATCAAGTTCATGGGCGTTGGCGAGAAGACTGACGCGCTGGAAGTTTTTCACCCGGATCGCCTTGCGGATCGCATCTTGGGCATGGGCGATGTCATGTCGCTGATCGAAAAGGCGCAAGAGGCGTTCGATGAAAAAGAGGCGGAACGGCTAGGGCGAAAATTCCTTCGGGCAGAATTCAACCTCGAAGATTTTCTCCAGCAGATGCGGCAGGTGAAAAAGATGGGTCCGATCAGTTCGCTGTTGGGGATGATCCCTGGCATGGGGCGGCTGAGGGATCAAATCAATAACGAGGAAGCCGATCTCACCTTTCGCAAAATCGAAGCGCTTATCTGCTCCATGACGATAGAGGAGCGGCGTAACCCAAAACTTTTAGATGCGAAGCGCAAGAAACGCATCGCACGGGGGGCGGGCTATGTGAACACGGCGAAAAAGCCGGAGCGCGAGTTAGAGGGCATCCAAGAAATCAACGCGCTGTTAAAGCAGTTCAAAGAAATGCAGCGCATGATGAAAATGATCAAGGGCGGCAACATGGATATGCGCCGCCTGCTAGGGGGTGGTGGGCGAAATTAA
- the rpsP gene encoding 30S ribosomal protein S16: MVRIRLRRIGLKKQPSYRIVVAEKESPRNGAYIEVIGFYNPRTEPSTVNFEEDRALYWLSNGAQPSEAVERLLKNNGTLARLERLRKGEAMATLVEEAAAEAAKRPPVVAKTRKPAPAVAAKPKVLKA; this comes from the coding sequence TTGGTTCGTATTCGTTTGCGTCGTATTGGGCTGAAAAAACAGCCAAGCTACCGGATCGTCGTGGCGGAAAAAGAAAGCCCCCGCAATGGCGCGTATATTGAAGTGATTGGCTTCTATAACCCCCGTACCGAACCCTCAACGGTGAATTTTGAGGAAGATCGGGCGTTGTATTGGCTGAGCAATGGCGCACAGCCGAGCGAAGCCGTTGAGCGGCTGCTGAAGAACAACGGCACACTGGCACGGTTAGAGCGCTTGCGGAAGGGTGAGGCGATGGCAACCCTTGTTGAGGAAGCCGCCGCCGAAGCCGCCAAGCGTCCGCCCGTCGTTGCCAAGACGCGCAAGCCCGCCCCGGCAGTTGCCGCCAAGCCAAAGGTCTTGAAAGCCTAA
- a CDS encoding tetratricopeptide repeat protein: MTPQNPFQPIVQAINRLFNGGTRLSPQDAELQRHLHHGDDARRQQHFDKALELYHEGLTLARRYDKPFAQSAFLGQIGALHTARKAYEQAEEAFAEAKALAERSNDPSLMARALLNQGAFALRRGDLPQAHKLLNDALEFARKGNDSHVIGLALGNLADVHLKEGNPTYALRLLRDAVPQAISTPQSASYLIGRMGQAHLQVGESDQGKKFLAQATQLAGQHGQSELELLWGVVMADQLYKENRLEDALTMYDMAEQLSTRLVNPPEEWDLLRSLQHRADALYRLNQAEKATQTAERGLTLARAAGNKAAEASILMTLGGIHQLMGRSEDAIQEFNNVLSLLSDGDRVEQARALIQLGSLESERGNNEAAMAHLQKALTVSGSDDPLGRAHTLRRIGMIVQGAEMPEKALEYWSEALTLFESVGDHTQATRLLCDIGTMRRAISGINAAMKDFERATVMLSHVKDAATRGVVLSNVANLYTDLGEVETARSFYKESIELARQTTNRKAESLRLGNFGWHYIMTGNALEGANLLEEALMISREVGDANYVAVQLNNLGLAHHEMRHYDKAEALHRQALTMIESDSKWGGLFRSNLGRTLLARGNAQEALSVLTEGLAISRKYSDRETMTRTLARLADVHLQMGNLEEAEKLAAEGQQLAGKLAYRKGQADALLVRAGVAAKQGNNEGHTRFLREAQRLYNILHDPIAEDLARTLKMTTA; encoded by the coding sequence ATGACGCCACAAAATCCCTTTCAGCCGATTGTTCAAGCGATCAATCGCCTTTTTAATGGGGGGACACGGCTCTCCCCTCAAGACGCTGAACTCCAGCGCCACCTCCATCACGGGGATGACGCCCGCCGTCAACAGCATTTTGACAAGGCACTTGAACTCTATCATGAGGGGCTAACGCTTGCCCGCCGCTACGACAAACCCTTTGCCCAAAGCGCCTTTCTAGGGCAAATTGGGGCGCTGCACACCGCCCGCAAAGCCTATGAACAGGCGGAAGAAGCCTTTGCCGAGGCGAAGGCGCTTGCCGAGCGTTCTAACGATCCCTCGCTCATGGCGCGGGCGCTCTTGAATCAGGGGGCATTCGCCCTTCGTCGCGGCGACCTTCCCCAGGCACACAAACTGCTGAATGATGCCCTTGAATTCGCCCGCAAGGGCAATGACTCGCACGTGATTGGTTTGGCTTTGGGCAACCTTGCTGATGTTCACCTCAAAGAGGGTAACCCAACCTATGCCCTTCGGCTGCTGCGCGATGCCGTCCCACAGGCGATTAGCACCCCACAGAGCGCCTCATACCTCATCGGACGGATGGGGCAGGCGCATCTTCAGGTGGGGGAAAGCGATCAGGGAAAAAAGTTCCTTGCCCAAGCGACACAGCTTGCCGGGCAGCATGGGCAGTCCGAATTGGAACTTCTATGGGGGGTGGTCATGGCAGATCAACTCTACAAAGAGAACCGCCTTGAAGATGCCTTGACCATGTACGACATGGCGGAACAGCTTTCCACGCGCTTGGTAAACCCTCCTGAAGAATGGGATTTGCTGCGCAGTTTGCAACACCGCGCTGATGCGCTCTACCGCCTGAACCAAGCCGAAAAAGCCACCCAAACCGCAGAGCGGGGGCTAACCCTTGCGCGGGCGGCGGGTAACAAAGCGGCGGAAGCAAGCATCCTCATGACCCTCGGTGGGATTCACCAACTGATGGGGCGTAGCGAAGATGCCATCCAAGAATTCAACAATGTCTTGTCCCTTCTTTCCGATGGGGATCGCGTGGAGCAGGCACGGGCGCTGATCCAATTGGGAAGTTTGGAATCCGAGCGCGGCAATAACGAGGCGGCAATGGCGCACCTCCAAAAAGCGCTGACCGTCTCTGGCAGCGACGACCCCCTTGGGCGGGCGCACACCCTCCGCCGCATTGGGATGATTGTGCAGGGGGCAGAAATGCCCGAAAAAGCCCTCGAATATTGGTCAGAAGCGCTGACACTCTTTGAGAGCGTCGGAGATCACACCCAAGCGACACGCCTGCTATGCGATATTGGCACGATGCGCCGGGCAATTTCTGGCATCAACGCCGCTATGAAAGATTTTGAGCGGGCGACGGTCATGCTTAGCCATGTGAAAGATGCGGCGACGCGCGGCGTTGTCCTCTCCAACGTCGCAAATTTGTATACCGACCTTGGTGAGGTGGAAACGGCGCGATCCTTTTACAAGGAATCGATTGAACTTGCCCGTCAAACGACGAACCGCAAGGCGGAAAGCCTCCGGTTGGGGAATTTCGGGTGGCACTACATCATGACTGGCAACGCGCTGGAAGGGGCAAACCTTCTCGAAGAAGCCCTCATGATCTCGCGGGAGGTGGGCGATGCAAATTACGTTGCCGTCCAATTAAACAACCTCGGGTTGGCACACCACGAGATGCGCCACTATGACAAGGCAGAAGCGCTCCACCGTCAGGCGCTGACGATGATTGAGAGTGACTCCAAATGGGGGGGCTTGTTCCGCTCTAACTTAGGGCGAACCCTCTTGGCGCGGGGCAATGCTCAGGAAGCCCTGAGCGTCTTGACCGAAGGGTTGGCGATCAGCCGCAAGTACAGCGATAGAGAAACGATGACCCGCACTCTGGCACGTCTTGCCGATGTTCATCTTCAGATGGGCAACCTTGAGGAAGCGGAAAAACTCGCCGCTGAGGGGCAGCAGCTTGCCGGAAAACTCGCCTACCGAAAAGGGCAGGCAGATGCGCTGCTAGTACGGGCGGGCGTGGCAGCAAAACAGGGCAATAACGAAGGGCATACACGCTTTTTGCGTGAGGCACAGCGGCTCTATAACATCCTTCATGACCCTATCGCGGAGGATTTGGCGCGGACGTTGAAAATGACAACGGCATAG
- a CDS encoding methyltransferase domain-containing protein, which yields MPLMPPCPLCQSPLQPAGDAPFNVGRSENFRTPIHYCAACRVFVRQIEEDTLTRHFEAASYTNPVNEDRFRGGRVTFFRYLLRLVMHHLDKHSTPLTLIDFGSAYGHLLEITSEFGVCSIGIEINAALVAACRERGLEVYSHLADMPPELNGADAVTMIDSLYYLAQPHPVLAALTERLKPGGIVAARVTNRLPYARLARWLRRRDPMALLGDATISYSRRGVRRLFERAGYRILSILPEAGTGKRSEGIAALAYGLTGILARLTGGRLLLTPGMIILARWEG from the coding sequence ATGCCTCTCATGCCTCCTTGCCCTCTATGCCAAAGCCCCCTCCAACCAGCGGGTGATGCGCCCTTCAATGTGGGGCGTTCAGAAAACTTTCGGACGCCTATACACTATTGCGCTGCCTGTCGGGTGTTCGTCCGTCAAATTGAGGAGGACACCCTCACCCGCCACTTTGAGGCAGCCAGTTACACAAACCCCGTCAACGAGGATCGATTCCGCGGGGGGCGCGTGACGTTTTTCCGCTACCTGCTGCGCCTTGTGATGCACCATCTGGATAAGCACTCAACACCCCTTACGCTCATTGATTTTGGCTCTGCTTATGGGCATTTGCTGGAGATCACCTCGGAATTCGGCGTGTGCAGTATTGGTATTGAGATCAACGCCGCCCTCGTTGCCGCCTGCCGCGAACGCGGACTGGAGGTTTACTCCCACTTGGCAGATATGCCCCCTGAGTTGAATGGGGCGGATGCGGTGACAATGATCGATTCGCTCTATTACCTTGCCCAACCGCACCCCGTTCTGGCTGCCCTAACCGAACGGCTGAAGCCCGGTGGGATCGTCGCCGCACGGGTGACCAACCGCCTTCCCTATGCCCGCTTGGCGCGGTGGCTGCGGCGGCGTGATCCAATGGCGCTCCTCGGCGATGCGACGATCAGTTATTCGCGGCGCGGAGTGCGCCGCCTTTTTGAGCGGGCGGGTTATCGCATCCTCAGCATCCTTCCTGAGGCAGGAACGGGCAAACGCAGCGAGGGGATCGCCGCCCTTGCCTATGGGCTGACAGGCATCCTTGCCCGCCTGACGGGGGGGAGGTTGCTGCTGACGCCGGGGATGATCATCCTCGCCCGTTGGGAGGGGTGA